In the genome of Nitrospirota bacterium, the window GCTATCAATTCTTTTTTGAGTTCGATTCCAGCATGATCACAGCCGATTGCGATTGTCATTTCGGTATTTACTTAATAGGGTTCATTAATATTATCCGAGAGATTGTGGCGAAGTCAAGAAGCGTCTCGTTCTGTCCTGAATACTTATCTGTCTTTTTTCTGGATCCTTGGAAACAGGGCAGGCCCTTTATTGACAAGGGTTCCCGGTGTGAGTCTGCCCCATTCCCGTTCTGCATGGAGCAGGGTCCCTGCCAGTTCGTCCTTGATATTCAGCTGTTTCCATATCCTGTCTGCAGTGGACGGCATGAAGGGGGAGAGAAATATCGCAATGATCCTTAGTGTCTCGGCAAGTGCATAAAGCACTCCTGAAAGTTTCATCTCCCTGCCTTCCTTCCACAGGATCCACGGAGCTTCATCCTCGATCAGTTTATTCGCCTCATTGACCGTGAGCCAGATCCGGTCCAGGGCATGGCCAAACGAGAGTTTTTCTATTGAACGGTCGAATTCTGCATAGATATTTTCTGCAAGGTTCTTGAGCTGGATCTCCCTGGAAAAATCGGTTTCGCTATCAGAGGTATACGGGGGAGGGAAGGGAATCTTTCCTTCACAATACTTCTCGATCATGGTCAGTGTTCTGCTCAGGAGATTTCCGAGATCGTTGGCGAGTTCAGTATTGAATCTGTTGATTAATGCCTGATCGGAAAAATCTCCGTCCAGCCCGAACGGGACTTCCCGGAAAAGAAAATACCTGAAAGGATCCGCTCCGTATTCATCGACCACCTTGCCCGGATCAACGACGTTTCGGAATGACTTGGACATCTTTTTCCCTTCGACTGTCCACCATCCGTGGGCGAAGATATTTCTGGGGAGAGGCATTTCAAGCGCCATCAGCATTGCAGACCAGTAGATCGCATGAGTCGTCAGAATGTCTTTCCCGATAAGATGGTGGTCCGGCGGCCACCAGTAATCCGGCGGAAGTTTCCTCTCCTGAAGGGATTTCGGGGCAAGGTACTGGGTTGCCGAATAATAGTTCAGAAGCGCATCGAACCAGACATAGGTGACAAAACCGTTGTCGAAAGGCAGTGGTATCCCCCAGGAAAGCCTGTGCCTTGGCCTTGAGATGCAGAGGTCTCCGAGCACGTTGTTCTTCAGGAAGCCGAGCACCTCGTTTTTTCTTGTCTCAGGAGAGATAAATGACGGGTTCTCCTCAATATATCTGATGAGTTTCTCCTGATACTTTGACATCAGGAAGAAAAAATTTTCTTCCGAGATCTGGTCCACATGTCTTTTGCAGTCAGGACATTTGCCTTCGATAACCTCTTTTTCGGTCCAGAACCGCTCATCAGGCACGCAGTACCATCCGGAATAGAGTCTTTTTTCTATTTCTCCTTTTTCGTACAGCTTTCCCAGTATTGACTGCACTGTGCTGATATGTTCAGGATCTGTTGTGCGGATGAATGCATCGTTGCTGATATCGAGTTTTTGCCAGAGCCTGCGGTAATTTGCAACCATGGCGTCCGCATGTTCTTTTGGTTTCAGTGCCTTTTCCTGTGCAGCCTTCTCCACTTTCTGGCCATGCTCGTCTGTTCCCGTGAGGAAAAACACATCTTTTCCCTTCAGTCTGTTGTACCTTGCGAGAATATCTGCAGCAATGGTCGTGTATGCGTGTCCGATATGGGGAACGTCGTTCACATAATAGATAGGTGTCGTGACATAGAACAGGCGGTTCACTTACTGCGGGTCCTTTTTCTGTTGCGCTTTTTTCCTGCGTTTTTTCATATACCAGCGCCTGCTTTTTTCCTTTTTCCGTGATTTCGGGGTTTGCTGCCCCTCCCGGGAGGCACCGCTGCGGGCGGTTACCGGTTGCGCAGCAGGTTCAGGTGTTTCTGCGGGAGCCTCGCTTGAGGCAACAACGAATTCGCCCGTTTCTTCTTCAGTCACTGCAAGGGTCTCCTCGCCCGGCAGGGCAGTGTCTTCCGCAAATGCTTCAGAATACTCAAATCCCAAACAACACATGAGTCTTCCGCACGCCCCGGACAGCTTGCCTGTATTCAGTACGAGTTCCTGTTTTTTTGCCATCTTGATCGAAATGGGTTCAAATGAAGTGAGGAACCGGGTGCAGCAGAGCTCTCTTCCGCAGATGCCGATGTTCCCGATTATCCTTGCCCCATCCCTTACCCCAATCTGTCTCATCTCAATCCTGGTCTTGAATTTTGACGCAAGGTCCTTTACGAGCTCCCTGAAGTCGATCCTTTTTTCTGCAGTGAAATAGAAAATGATGCGCCTCTTGTCAAGGGTTGCCTCTGTGCAGATGAGTTTCATGGGGAGGCCGCGCGCCATAATCCGTTCGATGCAGTTTTCCCTTGCTTCATTTTCGAGTTTCCTGTTTTCCTCCTTCTGGAGGAAATCCTCTTCCGTTGCCTTGCGGATAATGATTTTCAGTTTTTTCTCGGGGTCTTCTGCGGGATGGCGTTCTGTCACGACCCTGCCTATGTTTATGCCGAGTTCAGATTCCACGACCACGTAATCTCCCTTGGTCACCTCAATCCCGTCGACTGCGAATTCGTAGATCTTTCCACAGGGTTTAAAGCGCACTCCTACCGCATCAGGCATTGATATCATCCATTGTTGTCCTCAGCAGGGCACCTGAATAGTTCCATGTGAGGGATTTGTTCAGATTAAAGAATAAATACCCTTTCAAGACATGAAGCCTTTGGTAACTTTCTATTATAACCTTTATATCGAGAGAACTGCTTAACTTATGCAAATATTCCCTTAGGTCGATATTGATAAGCGCGGAATCACGTCCCATTTTTGCAAATACCATGTCCCGGAGGAAGATGAACAGCATCTCAAACCACCGTTCCATTTCCTCACGGGATGCCCAGCCGTCTTTTTCCGTATGGAGCATGTCCCTGAAGAGTTGCAGGAACCAATCCCTTTCTTCAAGGATATCGCCCGAAATCACTCTGCCCGGTCTTCCCATTGAGAGACGCATCAGCAGAGCCAGGCGTTCGCCGTCAGGAGCTGGCTGTGTGCGGGGAGATTTCCTGCCTTTCTGCCCGGGGGATTTCCGGCTGTCTGCTGCCTGCTGACTGAAAGCCCTTTCTATTACGTGGCCGCAGTCTTCATGTGAAAGCGGGGAGAAATTGATCCGTGAACACCGGGATCTGATAGTGTCCGGCAGGCTGTCGGGGTTTGAGGTGACGAGAATTATCAGGCTGTCGTCGGGAGGTTCCTCGAGCGTTTTCAGAAAGGCATTTGCCGCAAACTGGTTCATGGCATCTGCATCATCAACAATGACAACCTTATATCTTCCTTCAAGCGCTTTCAGAGAAAGCCTGTCATCAACAGCCCGGATTTCCTCAATCCTTATCCTGCCACCTTCCGGGGCGATAAAAAGGAAGTCGGGATGTGTGCCTGAATCGATTTTTCTGCATGAGGAACAGACGTCGCACGAATCAGATTCCAAGGTTGCTGTTCCCTGTCCGGGGGTGAGGCAGTTCAATGCCTTTGCAAGACTGACGGCTGTCAGTTTCTTCCCGATGCCGGATTCACCCGCAAAGAGATAGGAAGAGGGGAGCCTGCCTCTCCCGATGGTCTTACGAAGGATCTGGACAGCCCTGTCTTGCCCTATAATGTCGTGCAATGCCATAACGTTTAAGAAATCTATAATTCCCAGCTGTCTTTGCAGCGGGAGAGAACATCCAGTGAGAGAATATTTTTGAAATTATACCCTTGCAGAAAAGATATTGACAAGGGCAGGAAACTGCGGGGGTATCGTTGGGTTAATTAAACTATCGGAGCATTGTTTCAGCACTGACTCCTTCATCGAGGATGATGATCTCGACACGGCGGTTCTGCTGTCTGCCTGCTTCCGTCTCATTACCTGCTACAGGGAATTGTATCCCATAGCCCTTTGCAGTGATTCTTTCCGCGGCAATGCCCTTTTCTGTTAATGCATTTCTCACTGCATTTGCCCTCATCTGGGAAAGCTCAAGGTTGAATGCTTCACTGCCTGCGCTGTCGGTGAACCCTTCGACAAGGACATTGCGTTTCGGATTTTTCTTCAGAAATTCTGCAAGGGTATCAATCGTCCGCATCGCACCTGACATTAACTCCGCTTTTTTTGTTTCAAAGAGGATATACCCAAGGGTCAGCACTACCCCCCTGTCTTCCTGTCTGGCTTTCAGTGCCACAAGTTCATTTTCCAGTTGTTTGGGGGCATCTCCGGCTTTTTCCGCTTTTGCGCGCGCTATTTCTGCCTCAAGCCTTTTGGCTTCAGCTGCTTTTTTTGTCATCTCAAGTTCCCGCGCCTTTGCATCAGCCTCCTTTTTTGCATGATCCGCTTCCCGCGCCTTTATACGGGCCTCTTCTCTCGCCCGTTCCAGTTCAGCGGCTTTTGCTTCGGCTTCCTGTCTCGCTTTTTCCGCCTGGATCGCCAGGAACTCGGCCTCTTCCTTTGCACGCTGAATCTCACGCAGTTTTGCTTCAGCCTCCTGTTTCAGACGGTCAGCTTCCTGTGCTTGTGCCACGGTGATATCCGCTGACGTTCTGCTTTCAAACAAACGGGCTTCACGCTCAATATTTTCTTTCTGTATGATCAGCTCTTCCTCAGCTTTTTGCGCGATCTTTTGTTCCGCTTCTGCAACCGCTATCCAGGATCTTCTCTCCGCAATGTAGGCAAGATGTTCGATCTCGTCAGAGTCTTTGGCCTGTTCGGCTTTTTTCAGTGCCTGGGAAGCTTCATGCATGGACACGGGAGCGATTTTCGCTATCTCCGGATTTGCCCGGGCCTGTTCATATGCGGAGCGTGCACGTGCAAGGGCTGCGTTTTTTTCAGGAGCTGATGCGCAGCCGGTGAGCAGGAACGCTGAGATGATAAGTATTACTCCAAACACCAATAACAGACTGGTATTCGCTGCACGGGACGGGTTAACAATGTTGTTCATAGTTTTTCTCCCTGGGTAGCTTTTTCATCAGAAATTCATCAGTAGCCTGTATGGTCTGAGACTATCCTGACTATTCTGCCATGTAGTTCACCTATGCTTCCGGTGGCGTCGATAATTTTAATCCTTCCGGGTTCTTCTGCGGCGAGACGGCGATATCCGGCTCTCACCTTTTCATGAAACGCTGCGTCCTCCAGCTCAAACCTGTCTGCCTTGTTGATGTCCCTGTTCCTCATCAATCCTGTTTCCACATCGATGTCAAGGAGAAGGGTGATGCCGGGTCTCATTCTCCCTGTAGCGATGCAGTCAATTGCATCGAGAAGCTGCAAATCAATGCCCCTTCCATACCCCTGATACGCAATTGTGGAGTCTGTGAACCTGTCACTTATGACCAGGGCACCTCTGTTGAGTGCAGGGTTGATGATTTCTCCGATATGCTGTGAGCGCGAAGCATTGTAGAGGAGAAGCTCCGTAACCGGCAGCATTTCTTTGTGTTCGACGGAAAGAAGGAGTTTCCTTATCCCGAGCCCGATTCCGGTACCACCGGGCTCTGCGGTCAGGACGACATCCAACCCTCTCCCCCTGAAATATTCGTAAAGGAGTTTCGCCTGGGTCGACTTGCCTGTCCCCTCTATCCCTTCGAATGTTATGAAAGCGCCCTTCATATGGGATGTCCTTCAATCTTACCTGCGTGTCTGAAGCAGAGCTTCCTTCAGTTCGACCAGTATCCTGAACACCTTTTCCGCTTCTTCCGTACTCCTTGATCCTGTGCCGCATGAAGGAGTCAGCAGTATCTGAGATCGCAGGAGGTCGGCCGGGATTGAGCGGGACAATGTTTCAATTCCCTGATCGAAGCGTTCCTTTATCGTTCCGGTGTCTTCGACCCGTATCAGTTCAGTTGTCGGAACAATGCCCCATGCAAGGTATCCCCCGCGTTTCAGAAACCCGGTGAATTCCGAGGGGAAGAGCGAGATCGTTTCGAGGTAGTCATATGCGTCGAAACTGATAATGTGTGCACCGCTGCCAATTACCAGGGGCCAGTCGGCCTTGCTGCAGCAGTGAATGCCGGAAATGGCGCCGGATTCCATGACCGTATCTGCTGTCTCCTTCAAAAGCCTCAATGCCTCGTCAGCGGCTACCCCGAGATACCCGGAACTGCCGAGCGCGGAAAGTATGGGCTCATCTATGAATATGATTACCTGATCGGCATGTGACTGCAATGCTTTTACCTGCCACCTTATCTTTGCCTTGAGCACCATCAGGGCGATTTCCCGGAGTTCTTCATCAAAATACAGGAGTTTTCCGCCGGAGTCTTTGATTCCAAGGGTAAAGGTGAGAGGTCCTGTAACATGTCCCTTAAGGAACGCAAAACGGCTGCCCTGAACAGACCTGATGAATGCGTGAAAACCCTGTGCATATGCATCAGACACAGGGAGCAGGAGGTCGTCAGTATAGGTATCATAAAATTTTGTCAGCTCATCACCGTCTTTCTCTATCCAGGCTGTTTCCCGTTTTTCGTCGATCCTGAGGCATGGCATGCCTTCTGAATACTGGGGTATCATCAGTTCACGGAATGACAGGCATGGGAACTGGGGCCAGAACGGAATATCGAATGTTTCAAGGATGAGCCTGCAGGCCTTTTCAGTGTCTGTATGAGGCAGACTGCCGATGCCTGTTGTGGTAAACGGAGCAAACATGCTACATGATACTCCATCCACAAGTTCCCAAGTCAATAGGAAATGACATCAGCAGAAAAGAAAACCACGCAAAATGGCCGGGATTTTTTTGTGAGTATTGCGGCTAATACCCGCTGCAGATGCAAGGGGTATTAGCCTCGAAGGGATATCTGCCCTGCGGATATGCGAGGCATCCGCATAGCAGGGTGATTATTTGCTCTTTCTTCTCTGGAACTTTGTCTTTTTCCTGAGTTTTTTGTGTTTGTGTTTGCTCATTTTTTTCTTACGCCATTTTTTTACGTTGCCCACACATGTACCTCCTCGTCTCTAATATGAAAGAATTCAGTAATCAGTAGGCAGCACAAATGCGATTCAGTGCTTTCTGTTTACTGTAATCTGTTTGCTGAACTCTTTTGCCTGATCCAGGAACGCCTCAAGCTGTATCTCTGTCGCGGGCGACTCCGTCCCGTCATACGGGATACTTATGCAGGGAATGCCGTAATCCCTGCCCACTCCTCTCAAGAGGGCGGTTACTATTGTGCCGGGCATGCAGCCGAACGGCATGGCATTAATAATACCCGATGCCCCTTTTTCTATCAGGTCAATGCTTTTCCCGATGCTCAGGATAGTTTCACCCTCAAAGGAGCTGTGGAGATATGGAGAAGCCTTATCGATAATCTCCCTTGTCTCGGGCTCCTTCAGCGTTTGCAGGAAACCATGAAAATATTTTGCAAACCTGTGTTCTATCCTTTTCTGGAAGAATCTCTTCAGGAAAAAACTAATAATAGCAGACTTCTCCTTTTTTAACAATGCCTTCTTCAGGCCCACAAGATTGACATAATAAATCCATTCTTCTACCGGTGCGAGCCAGACCTCTCCGCCGAGCGCTTCGACTTTTTTCACAAGGTCTTCATTCGAAAACCTGTGGGAACGGACGAATATCTCGCCGATGATGCCGATTAGGGGCTTTCTCTCCCTGTATCTCGGAAGGTTCTCAAAGTCACGCCTTATTTCCCTGAGCGTCTCTTCAAGGGACCCGTTATTGTCAGATTTCAACAGCTGGTACACTTTTCTGAAATAGCGTTCGTATAATGCATCCGCAGCGCCCTGCTCTTGTTCGTATGGTCTTGTTTCGTGGAGGCATTTCTGTAGCAGTTCGAAGGAGATAATGCCTTTCCATGCGTGCATGGTGAAGTCTTTTCCGACAATTCCAAGGTCTTTGTAGAAGGTGGTATCCTGATTCGGGGAGAATATCGGTACATCAGGATATCCCAGACTGTCGAGAACGAACCTGTGGAAGACATTATATTGACCGAATCTGCAGGGACCGGTGCCTGACGGCATGAAGAAAGCGCTTTTCCCCGGGATGAAATCCGCTGCCATAGCTTTTTTCAACATGTCACCCGTGGTAACAGTGCAGGGATAGCATTCCTTGCCGGAAACGTATTTCCTTCCTATATCTGTGGTTGTTTTGTCAGATTCGGGAAGGATCTCGGCATCCACCCCGCAACGCTGAAAGGCTGCTGCAAGGGCAAATGCATGGTCTGACATCCGCGGGATGAAGATCGTACGTTCCGCGTGATTTGTAACGGGCACAGAAGCGGGGGGAACTGTACACGGATCAGGTGCAAACGCCTGCTCGCTCCCCTGTTTCCCGTATTCGGCACGCTGGTTTTCCACGCTGTCCATGAACGCTTCGCACCTTGTTATCGCTCCCGCATCGGCACTGTGTTCATCTATCTCGATATGGAGAAAAGGCTTTTTCCCCATTTCCTTCTTGAAGAATTTCAATATGAAAGAATCGGGCCCGCACAGAAAATTGCCAATGTAGATGGCATACAGATTGGCATGTTCGCGGACATATCTTGCGGCCTTCAGGATACGCTGTCCCGACCGCCAGTACATATTCGGCCATTCGCGCT includes:
- a CDS encoding AURKAIP1/COX24 domain-containing protein, producing the protein MGNVKKWRKKKMSKHKHKKLRKKTKFQRRKSK
- the tmk gene encoding dTMP kinase, giving the protein MKGAFITFEGIEGTGKSTQAKLLYEYFRGRGLDVVLTAEPGGTGIGLGIRKLLLSVEHKEMLPVTELLLYNASRSQHIGEIINPALNRGALVISDRFTDSTIAYQGYGRGIDLQLLDAIDCIATGRMRPGITLLLDIDVETGLMRNRDINKADRFELEDAAFHEKVRAGYRRLAAEEPGRIKIIDATGSIGELHGRIVRIVSDHTGY
- the metG gene encoding methionine--tRNA ligase — its product is MNRLFYVTTPIYYVNDVPHIGHAYTTIAADILARYNRLKGKDVFFLTGTDEHGQKVEKAAQEKALKPKEHADAMVANYRRLWQKLDISNDAFIRTTDPEHISTVQSILGKLYEKGEIEKRLYSGWYCVPDERFWTEKEVIEGKCPDCKRHVDQISEENFFFLMSKYQEKLIRYIEENPSFISPETRKNEVLGFLKNNVLGDLCISRPRHRLSWGIPLPFDNGFVTYVWFDALLNYYSATQYLAPKSLQERKLPPDYWWPPDHHLIGKDILTTHAIYWSAMLMALEMPLPRNIFAHGWWTVEGKKMSKSFRNVVDPGKVVDEYGADPFRYFLFREVPFGLDGDFSDQALINRFNTELANDLGNLLSRTLTMIEKYCEGKIPFPPPYTSDSETDFSREIQLKNLAENIYAEFDRSIEKLSFGHALDRIWLTVNEANKLIEDEAPWILWKEGREMKLSGVLYALAETLRIIAIFLSPFMPSTADRIWKQLNIKDELAGTLLHAEREWGRLTPGTLVNKGPALFPRIQKKDR
- a CDS encoding OmpA family protein — its product is MNNIVNPSRAANTSLLLVFGVILIISAFLLTGCASAPEKNAALARARSAYEQARANPEIAKIAPVSMHEASQALKKAEQAKDSDEIEHLAYIAERRSWIAVAEAEQKIAQKAEEELIIQKENIEREARLFESRTSADITVAQAQEADRLKQEAEAKLREIQRAKEEAEFLAIQAEKARQEAEAKAAELERAREEARIKAREADHAKKEADAKARELEMTKKAAEAKRLEAEIARAKAEKAGDAPKQLENELVALKARQEDRGVVLTLGYILFETKKAELMSGAMRTIDTLAEFLKKNPKRNVLVEGFTDSAGSEAFNLELSQMRANAVRNALTEKGIAAERITAKGYGIQFPVAGNETEAGRQQNRRVEIIILDEGVSAETMLR
- the holB gene encoding DNA polymerase III subunit delta', which translates into the protein MALHDIIGQDRAVQILRKTIGRGRLPSSYLFAGESGIGKKLTAVSLAKALNCLTPGQGTATLESDSCDVCSSCRKIDSGTHPDFLFIAPEGGRIRIEEIRAVDDRLSLKALEGRYKVVIVDDADAMNQFAANAFLKTLEEPPDDSLIILVTSNPDSLPDTIRSRCSRINFSPLSHEDCGHVIERAFSQQAADSRKSPGQKGRKSPRTQPAPDGERLALLMRLSMGRPGRVISGDILEERDWFLQLFRDMLHTEKDGWASREEMERWFEMLFIFLRDMVFAKMGRDSALINIDLREYLHKLSSSLDIKVIIESYQRLHVLKGYLFFNLNKSLTWNYSGALLRTTMDDINA
- the ricT gene encoding regulatory iron-sulfur-containing complex subunit RicT: MPDAVGVRFKPCGKIYEFAVDGIEVTKGDYVVVESELGINIGRVVTERHPAEDPEKKLKIIIRKATEEDFLQKEENRKLENEARENCIERIMARGLPMKLICTEATLDKRRIIFYFTAEKRIDFRELVKDLASKFKTRIEMRQIGVRDGARIIGNIGICGRELCCTRFLTSFEPISIKMAKKQELVLNTGKLSGACGRLMCCLGFEYSEAFAEDTALPGEETLAVTEEETGEFVVASSEAPAETPEPAAQPVTARSGASREGQQTPKSRKKEKSRRWYMKKRRKKAQQKKDPQ